A window of Microbacterium hominis genomic DNA:
GCGCGATGAGACGCCGCTGTCCAACCACGAGCTGCGCATGGACGACGACGTGTACAAGATGCGACAGGACCCGTCGGTGACGGTGACCTTCCCGCTCACGGGTGCGAAGGCCGAGGCGCTGGGCCTCACGGGCGTCCGCGCGCTCGCGTGGACGACGACCCCGTGGACCCTGCCGACCAACCTGGCCCTGGCGGTCGGTCCCGACATCGAGTACGTCGTCGTCCCCGGCGGCCCGGCCGGTGCCGCCGACGTGCACGCCGGCGACGACCCGGTCGAGGCGACCGCCCACCGCTATCTGCTGGCCGCCGACCTGCTCGGCGGATACGCGAAGGATCTCGGCTACGAGTCCGCCGAGGCCGCCCGGGATGCCGTCGAGCAGACGGTCCTCGGCGCCCAGCTGCAGGATGTGACCTACGACCGGCTCTTCGACTACTACGCCGACGCGCAGACGTGGGGCACCGGTCGGGCGTGGCGCATCCTCGTCGACGACTACGTCACGGTCTCGGACGGCACCGGAATCGTCCACCAGGCGCCCGCCTACGGTGAGGACGACCAGCGGGTGACCGAGGCCGCCGGCATCCCGCTGATCATGAGCCTCGACGACGGCGGGCGCTTCCTGCCGCAGGTCACCGATGTGGCCGGCGAGCTGTGGATGGATGCCAACACCCCCCTGGTGCGGGTGATGCGGTCTGCGGGGCGTCTGCTCCGACTCGCCAGCTACGAGCACTCCTACCCGCACTGCTGGCGATGCCGGAACCCGCTCATCTACAAGGCGGTGTCGAGCTGGTTCGTGCGGGTGACCGCGATCAAGGACCGCATGCTCGCGAACAACGAGCAGATCACATGGGTCCCCGACAACGTCAAGCACGGCCAGTTCGGCAAGTGGCTGGAGGGGGCGCGCGACTGGTCGATCAGTCGCAACCGGTACTGGGGGTCGCCGATCCCCGTCTGGAAGAGCGACGACCCCGAGCACCCGCGGGTGGACGTCTACGGTTCGCTGGCCGACCTCGAGCGCGATTTCGGACGGTTGCCGCGCAACGAGGCCGGAGAGGTGGACCTCCACCGCCCGTTCATCGACGATCTCACCCGCCCGAACCCCGACGACCCGACCGGGCGCTCCACGATGCGCCGCATCGAGGACGTCTTCGACGTGTGGTTCGACTCGGGCTCGATGCCGTACGCGCAGGTGCACTACCCCTTCGAGAACCAGGAGTGGTTCGACGCGCACGCCCCGGCCGACTTCATCGTCGAGTACATCGGGCAGACGCGCGGGTGGTTCTACGTGATGCACGTGCTCTCGACGGCGCTGTTCGACCGGCCGGCCTTCACCGGCGTCTCCTGCCACGGCATCGTGCTCGGCTCCGACGGGCTGAAGATGTCGAAGTCGCTGCGCAACTACCCCGACGTGAGCGAGGTGTTCGACCGGGACGGCTCGGACGCGATGCGCTGGTTCCTGATGTCGTCGTCGGTGCTGCGCGGCGGCAACCTCATCGTCACCGAGGAGGGCATCCGCGCCGGGGTGCGGGAGTTCCTGCTGCCGCTGTGGAACGCGTGGTACTTCTTCGCGACCTACGCCAACGCCGCCTCCGGGCCCGATGGGTCCGGCTACGAGGCCACGTGGCGCACCGACTCGACCCATGTGCTCGACCGGTACATCCTCGCCCTCCTCGGCGATCTCGTGCGCGAGGTCGCGGAGGATCTGGAGGGCCTGGACTCCACCCTCGCGGCGGCCAAGCTCCGCGACTTCGCCGAGGCGCTCACGAACTGGTACATCCGGCGCTCGCGCGACCGGTTCTGGACGGGCGTCACCGACGACCCGGCCAGCCGCGAGGCGTTCGACACGCTCTACACCGTGCTCGAGACGCTCACCCGCGTCGCCGCCCCGCTGATCCCGCTCGTTTCCGAGAAGGTGTGGCAGGGCCTGACCGGCGGTCGCAGCGTGCACCTCCAGGACTGGCCGGATGCGGCGGCGTTCCCCGCCGCCGACGACATCCGTTCGGCGATGGATGCCGTGCGCGAGGCATCCAGCGTCGCCAACGCCCTGCGCAAGCGGGAAGGCAAGCGCGTGCGCCTGCCGCTGCCGCTGCTGACGGTCGCGGTTGCCGACGCCGCCGCGCTCGCGCAGTTCGACGGGATCCTCCGGGACGAACTGAACGTGAAGGCGGTCGACCTGGTCGAGCTCTCCGACGACGTCGCCGAGCGCTTCGGCATCAGCAAGCGGCTCACCGTCAACGCACGGGCCGCGGGACCGCGCCTGGGCAAGCAGGTCCAGCACGTGATCGCGGGTGCGCGCTCCGGCGTCTGGGAGGAGCGCGAGGGGGTCGTCGTCGTCGACGGGATCGCGCTGCAGGAGGGGGAGTACGAGCTCACCCTGGAGGCGGGCGGCGTCGGCGACGGCACCGCGATCGCCCTCCTGAGCGAGGGCGGATTCGTGCTCCTGGACACCGCGACGACTCCCGAACTCGAGGCCGAGGGCCTGGCCCGCGACGTCATCCGCGCAGTGCAGGACACGCGCAAGGCGGCGGGATTCGAGGTGAGCGACCGCATCCGGCTGGGTCTGCACTTCTTCGACGGGGAGGATGCCGCCGCGGTCGAGTCGGCATTCGACGCCGCCGACATCGCGGGGGAGACCCTCGCGGTCGAGCACACCCTGTCGCACGGCGGCGAGCTCGTCTGGACGGCGGAGCGCCCCGTCGGCGCGCCGGACCATCTGGCCGAGTTCGGCGCCGGGACCTTCGCGAACGCCGGCGTGTTCACCGTGGCCGTGACCCGGGTGGAGGTGCCCGCATGACCGATCGTGATCGCACCCGCGCCGACGCCGTGTACGCGGCGCTGCTCGAGCGCGCCGGCGAGCGCTGGGTGCAGCCCCGCAAGGAGCGCACCGCGCGACTGCTGGAGTACCTCGACGACCCGCAGAAGACCTACCGCGTCGTGCACGTGACCGGGACGAACGGGAAGACGTCGACCAGCCGCATCATCGAGAGCCTCGTGCGCGCCCACGGGCTGCGCACCGGTCTGTTCACCAGCCCCCACCTGGAGCGCTTCACCGAGCGCATCACCGTCGACGGCGAGCCGATCGGCGATGCGGCCGTCGCCGACGCGTGGGACGAGATCGTCCCCTTCGTCGAGATCGTGGATGCCGAACTCGACGCCCAGGGCGAAGAGCCGCTCACCTTCTTCGAGCTGCTCACCGCTCTCGCCTTCGTCGCCTTCGCCGATGCGCCGATCGACGTGCTCGTGCTGGAGGTCGGCATGGGCGGGGCATGGGATTCCACCAACACCGCCGACGGCGACGTCGCGGTCTTCGCCCCGATCGACCTGGACCACGCGGAACGGCTGGGGGAGACCATCGCCGAGATCGCCGAGGTGAAGTCCGGCATCATCAAGGACGGCGCGGCCGTCGTCTCGGCCCGCCAGCACCCGGCGGCCGCCGAGGTGCTGCGCGCCGCCGCAGCCGCACGCGGCGCCTCGATCGCGTTCGAGGGGGAGGGCTTCGCCGTCGCCGAGCAGCGACTGGCGGTGGGTGGCCAGCAGGTCACCGTCCGTGGCCTCGCCGGCACCTACTCCGACGAGTACCTGCCGCTGTACGGTGCCCACCAGGGCTTCAACGCCGCCCTCGCGATCGCCGCCGTCGAGTCGCTGGTCGGCGGCGGCGCACAGCCGATCGCGGGTGACGTGCTCGCGGAAGGGCTCGGCCAGGCCACCTCGCCCGGACGGCTCCAGCTGGTCGGCGTCGACCCGACGGTGCTGGTGGATGCCGCGCACAACCCGCACGGCGCGCGTGCACTCTCCGCTGCCCTGCGCGAATCGTTCGACTTCGACGAGTGGGGCGTCGTGCTCGGCATCCTCGGAGACAAGGACGCGGCGGGCATCGTCGAGGAGCTGGCGCCGATCGCCGCCCACGTGTTCGCCACGGCACCGGCCTCCGACCGCGCCGCCCACCCTGATGCGATCGCCGACCTCGCGGAGGCGCGCGGGGCAGGCGTCACCGTGCACGGCGATCTCGCCGAGGCGGTCGAGGCGGCGCGCGCGTGGGCGGTGTCCGCGGATCGACGCGCGGTCGTGATCGCCGGATCGGTGGTGCTGGCCGGTGAGGCCGTCATGCTCGGGCAGAGCGAGGACTGGAAGGCGGGGTGGAGCCGATGAGCGCGCCCGCCGCGTCCTCCCCGCGCCGTCGCCGCCCCCGGGGGGCCGCAGAGTCGTTGGCCTCGGTGGTGCTCGTGTTCGAATCGATTCTCGCGTTCCTCGGCGGTCTGGCGATCTACGGTCTGCGCGCACTGCCCGAGAGCATCGACCCGTGGTGGGGCATCGTCGCCGGCGCGATCGTCGCGGTGCTGATGCTCGCGACCACCGCCGTCGTGCGCCACCGCTGGGGAATCGCCCTCGGGTGGGCTCTGCAGGTGCTCGTCGCGCTGGGGGCGATCCTCGTTCCCGCGCTCCTGCTCGTCGCCCTCATTTTCGGCGGCATGTACGGATATGCCACCATCAAGGGGAGCGCCCTCGATCGGCGCAACGCCGAACTCGCGGCGAACAACCTCGACCAAGACTGAACCGTCGAACGGAGACTGTGCCATGGCCACCGAAGAGACCCTCGTCCTCGTCAAGCCCGACGGCGTCGCACGCGGACTGACCGGCGCGATCCTCGCCCGCATCGAGGCGAAGGGGTATGCCCTCGTCGACATCCGCCTGGTCGAGCCGGACCGCGAGACGCTCGAGAAGCACTACGCCGAGCACGCCGGCAAGCCCTTCTACGAGCCGCTGCTCGAGTTCATGATGTCGGGTCCATCGGTCGCGATCCGACTCGCCGGCAACCGTGTGATCGAGGGGTTCCGCTCGCTGGCGGGAACGACCGATCCCACCACCGCCGCACCGGGCACCATCCGGGGCGACCTCGGGCGCGACTGGGGTCTCAAGGTCCAGCAGAATCTCGTGCACGGGTCGGACAGCCCCGAGTCCGCCGCGCGCGAACTCGGCATCTGGTTCGGCTGACCCGCGTCGGTCCGGGCGGGCGGTGATCTCCCCGATCGCGGAATCCTCGCGAGCGGTCGTCAGAACAGCGAGCCCAGCACGTCCAGGCGGATCTGGGCGAGCACCGCGATGACCGCGTAGGAGAGGATCGCGAGGAGCGGGGTCCAGCTCATGAGCGCGTCAGCGCCCTTGCGCAGGCCGGCCGGGGCGGGAACCAGACCGGCCCGGAGCAGGTGGAGGACGACCGCGTAGAACGTCGGGATCGTCACGGCCCACGTGACCATGCACCACGGGCACAGCGTGCCGAGGACGAAGATCGACTGGCCGATCAACCAGACGACGAAGGTGAACGCCCCCGCGATCCCGAGCGCGAACAGCCACCAGAACCAGCGCGCGAACCGCGCGTGGGCGAGGATGGCGAACCCCACGACGATGGGGGCGACCCAGCCGGTGAGCCCCAGGATGGGGTTGGGGAAACCGAACACGCTGCCTTGCGGCGACTCCAGGTTGGCGGTGCACTGCACCAGCACGCTGAAGTCGCAGGACGCGCTCGCCTGCGGGTCCATCAGCAGGTGGAACCGCTCCATCGTGAGCGAGAACGCGGCCCACCATCCCACCGCGCCGGCGACGATCAGCCAGAGAGCCAGCGCAGTCGGTCGGGTGTGGGTCTGGGGTGAGGCCATGCCTCGATTCTGGCATCGCGTATCGCCGGCTTCCGCGGGACCAAAGTCCTGGCGCGTCGTCCGCGAGCAAATGCCCGGCAGAAGTGCGATAATGGTCCGCGATGCACCGCGGCCGCGCCGCCAGCGCATCACATGAAGACTTCAGGGCGATGAACGCCCTTCGCAGCCTGAGCCTCGGGCCGGCTGCAGACCGAGTGAGTTCGCGGCACCGCAGGTGCGGCGCCGCACGAGATTTCGCCGGGCGACGCGCGGTGCCGCCCGCAGGGAGTACGCCAGTGATGGCTGAAGAGCACAATGACCACCCTGACCACACCTCCGATGCCGACGCGGCCTCCCCTGCCTTCGAGGTGACGGCTTCCTCCGAGTCCGCCGGCGCCGAGGGCGGCGACCAGTCCACGCCGGCCGCCGCTGCGGAGCCCGGTGCGCCGGACGCTCCTGCCGAAGCGGAGACGCCCGGAGAGACGCCGGCCGAGCCGGAGGCTTCGGTCGAGGTCGAGCTCGAGGCGGCAGCCGAGGCCGAGGCCGAGGCCGACGTGTCGGTTACGGCCGACGCACCGGCAGAGGCCGACGCCGACGCACCGGCCGACGCCGACGCGCACGCGCCGGTCGCTACGGATACCGGTGCCGAGCCGTCGGCCGAGACGACGCAGGGCTCCGCGCCCGAGGCCGAGGCCGAGCCCGACGCCGAGAACGTCGAGACCGAGCCCGTCGAGGCTGAGTCCGTTGAGACCGAGGAACCCGGCCCTGTCACCGCAGTGAGCCTCGGGCTCCTGCCGGAGACCTTCATCTCCTCGGTTTCCACACAGCTCCACTTCTACGCCCCCGAGATCGTCGCGCTCCCCGCCCGCCCGGGCCGGGCCGCGGAGCCGGAGGAGGCGCCCGCCTCCACGAGCGGCTCGTCGTCGCGGCGGCGCAGCCGCCGTCGCGGCGGTGCGGCCGCCGAGGACGCCGGCGAGGCGCCGGAGCCGCGCGAGCGCGAGCGCGAGCCGCGCAAGCGCGCCGTCGAGCTCATCACCGAGCCCCAGCGCATCAAGGGCTCCACGCGGCTGGAGGCCAAGAAGCAGCGCCGTCGCGACGGCCGGGAGGCCGGACGTCGACGCGCCGTCGTCACGGAGGCCGAGTTCCTCGCTCGACGCGAGGCCGTCGACCGGGTGATGGTCGTGCGCTCGAAGAACGGGCGTGTGCAGATCGCGGTGCTCGAGGACAACGTGCTCGTCGAGCACTACGTCGCGCGGAGCCAGGATGCGTCGCTGATCGGGAACGTGTACCTCGGCCGCGTGCAGAACGTCCTTCCGAGCATGGAGGCGGCCTTCGTCGACATCGGGCGCGGCCGCAACGCCGTGCTCTACTCGGGCGAGGTCGACTGGGACGCCGTCGAGACGGGCAACCAGCCGCGCCGCATCGAGCTGGCACTCAAGACCGGCGACAAGGTGCTCGTGCAGGTCACGAAGGATCCGGTGGGCCACAAGGGCGCGCGCCTGACGAGCCAGATCTCCCTCCCCGGCCGCTACCTCGTCTACGTGCCCGGCGGCGCGATGAACGGCATCTCGCGCAAGCTCCCCGACACGGAGCGGGCGCGACTGAAGAAGATCCTCAAGGAGGTGCTCCCCGAGTCCTCGGGAGTGATCGTGCGGACCGCCGCCGAGGGCGCCACCGAGGATCAGCTCACGCGCGACGTGCAGCGACTGACCAACCAGTGGGAGCACATCTCAAAGCAGGTCGAGACGATCCAGGCGCCCGCTCTGCTGCACTCCGAGCCGGACCTGCTCGTCAAGATCGTGCGCGACGTCTTCAACGAAGACTTCTCGAAGATGCTCATCCAGGGCGATGACGCGCACCACACGATCTCGAAGTACCTCGAGGGCGTCGCGCCCGATCTCCTCGATCGCGTCGAGGCGTACGAGGGCGAACACGACCCGTTCGATGTGTTCCGCATCACCGAGCAGATCGAGAAGGCGCTCGACCGCAAGGTGTGGCTCCCCTCGGGCGGCTCGCTGGTCATCGACCGCACTGAGGCGATGACGGTCATCGATGTCAACACGGGCAAGTTCGTCGGCTCCGGCGGAAACCTCGAGGAGACGGTCACCAAGAACAACCTCGAGGCGGCGGAGGAGATCGTCCGCCAGCTGCGCCTGCGCGACATCGGCGGCATCATCGTCGTGGACTTCATCGACATGGTGCTCGAGTCCAACCGCGACCTGGTCCTGCGCCGACTCGTCGAATGCCTGAGCCGCGATCGGACCAAGCACCAGGTGGCCGAGGTCACGTCGCTCGGCCTCGTGCAGATGACGCGGAAGAAGCTGGGTCTCGGGCTGCTGGAGACCTTCAGCGAGCCGTGCGAGGTCTGTGCCGGCCGCGGCGTGATCGTCCACCACGACCCGGTCGTCAAGCATCGTCCGGTCGCATCGGCCGGCGCATCGTCCTCATCGCGGCGCGGGCGCGGCGCCGCGAACGCGACTCCGCCTGCACCCTCGGGCGGCACCCACACCATCACCGAGGGCGTGAAGTCGGCGCTCGCGCAGATCGCGGCATCCACCATCCACCACCACGATGAGGCTCCGGCCGCGGATGCGACGCCGATCGAGCCTGCCGCTGTGGTCGACGAGACCCCCCGCACCGAGCGGCCCGAGCGCAAGAAGCGCAAGAAGCGCTCCGAGTCGGCGCCTGCCCCCGCCAAGACGGAGAAGGATCTGCTGCTGGACTCGGTGCTCAGCGCGCTGCCCGAGCCGAAGGCTCCGGGGCAGGGCCGTTCGCGCCGTCGCGTGACGACCGCCGCTCTCACGGGCACGCCGGTGCCCCCGGCTCCCGCCGGCGAGTAGTCGAGGGGCGGCGGGGTGTCAGCGCCCCCGCCGCTGCCGAGCGGTCACGCGCAGGCCGGACGCGATGAGCCGGCGCACGAGGTCGTGGCCGCTCACATGCTCGGCGCCCGCGGCGATCAGACGCGCGTGCGCCTCCTCGGGGACGTCGTAGTGGTCGAGATCGAATCCGCGCGCCGGGATGCCCTGGGCGGCGGCGAAGGCGTGGAGCTCGTCGAGGTCGGAATCGCTCACGAGATGGGCCCACATCCGCCCGTGCGCGGGCCAGCGCGGATCATCGATCAGGATCGCCATACCTGGGATCCTAAGCGGCGCCGTGTGCGACACACCCCGGTGCGCTTTTGCGGCTGGGGGCGGCATCCGGTAAACTCGTCCTTTGGTGCGTCACGTGTCGCAGACCTGATGGTGTGTTGCGGCAACCCGGCAGCCGTTCGTGCGGTCCGCCCGCTCGCACCAAGACTTCCTCGTCTCGCAAGAGCAGAGTCTCGCAAAGACAACCGGAGCCGAGCGCTCCTCCCCAGAAGAAACAGGTGTGAAGTGGTTTACGCAGTTGTGCGCGCCGGCGGCCGTCAGGAAAAGGTCGAGGTCGGCACGATCGTCGTCCTGGACCGCCAGGCTGCGAAGATCGGCGACAAGATCGAGTTGCCCGCCGTCCTGCTCGTTGACGGCGACGCCGTCACGACCGACGCCGACAAGCTCGCCAAGGTGACCGTGACGGCCGAGGTGCTCGGCGAGGAGCGCGGCCCGAAGATCGTGATCCAGAAGTTCAAGAACAAGACCGGCTACAAGAAGCGCCAGGGCCACCGTCAGGACCTCACGCGCGTCAAGGTCACCGGCATCAAGTAAGCCAGGAAGAGACGCAGAGATGGCACACAAAAAGGGCGCAAGCTCCACCCGCAACGGTCGTGACTCCAACGCACAGCGCCTCGGCGTGAAGCGCTTCGGCGGCCAGGTCGTCAACGCCGGCGAGATCATCGTCCGCCAGCGCGGCACGCACTTCCACCCGGGCGCGAACGTCGGCCGCGGTGGCGACGACACGCTGTTCGCACTCGCTGCGGGCTCGGTCGAGTTCGGTCAGAAGGGCGGCCGCAAGGTCGTCAACATCGTGGCGGCCGCGGAGTAATTCCACGGACTCACACAGTCTTCGAGGAAGGGGCGGGCTTCGGCTCGCCCCTTCCCTTTACTCTGGGGAGCACCCAGACCTGAGGGGGACGGCATGGTCACGTTCGTCGATCGCGTCACACTGCATCTGCGCGCCGGCAAGGGCGGCAACGGCTGCGTGTCGGTGCGCCGCGAGAAGTTCAAGCCGCTCGCCGGCCCCGACGGCGGCAACGGCGGCCACGGCGGTGACGTCGTGCTGGTCGCCGACCCGCAGGTGACGACCCTGCTGTCCTACCATCACTCGCCGCACCGCACCGCCGGCAACGGCGGGTTCGGCATGGGCGACAACCGCTCCGGCGCAGCGGGGGAGGGGCTCGATCTCGCCGTCCCGGTCGGCACGGTGGTCAAGGATGCCGACGGCGAGACGCTGGTCGACATGATCGAGCCGGGGATGCGGTTCGTCGTCGCCCCTGGTGGCCTGGGCGGACTCGGCAACGCGGCCCTCGCCAACCCCAAGCGCAAGGCCCCCGGTTTCGCGCTGCTGGGCACGCCCGGCTGGGAGGGCGATGTCCTCCTCGAGCTGAAGACGGTCGCCGATGTGGCGCTCGTCGGCTATCCGTCGGCGGGCAAGTCGAGCCTCATCGCCGCGATCTCCGCGGCGCGACCGAAGATCGCCGACTACCCGTTCACGACCCTCCACCCGAACCTCGGCGTCGTGCAGGCCGGAGACGTGCGCTTCACCGTCGCCGACGTCCCGGGGCTCATCGAGGGCGCGAGCGAGGGCAAGGGGCTCGGCCTCGAGTTCCTCCGCCACGTCGAGCGCTGCACCGCACTCGTGCACGTTCTCGACTGCGCGACCCTGGAGCCCGGGCGCGACCCGCTCAGCGACCTCGACGTGATCCTCGCGGAGCTCGCGGCCTACCCCGTGCCCGAGGGGCAGGTGCCGTTGCGGGAGCGTCCGCAGCTCGTTGCGCTCAACAAGGTGGATGTTCCCGAGGCGAAGGACCTCGCCGATCTCGTGCGCCCCGACCTCGAAGCGCGGGGATTCCGTGTCTTCGAGATCTCGACGGTCAGCCACGAGGGACTTCGCCCGCTCACCTTCGCGCTGGGCGACGTGGTCGCCCAGCACCGCACCGCTCGGGCTGCGGAACCGGCGCCCGAGCGCATCGTCATCCGTCCCAAGGGCGCGCAGAAGGACTTCACGGTGCGCGTCGAGGGCGGAACGTACGGCAACATCTATCGGATCCTGGGGGAGAAGCCGGTGCGCTGGGTGCACCAGACCGACTTCCAGAACGAAGAGGCCGTCGGCTATCTCGCGGATCGCCTCGAGAAGCTCGGTGTCGAAGACGAACTCTTCCGCTCCGGGGCGACGCCCGGCGCGACGGTGGTCATCGGCGAAGGCGATGGCATCGTGTTCGACTGGCAGCCCTCGATCGCCTCGGCGGCCGAGCTCATGACGGCGCCGCGAGGCACCGACCCGCGTCTGCTCCAGCGCACCCGTCGAACGACCTCGGAGCGTCGCGAGAAGTACCACGAGTCGATGGATGCCAAGGCCGAGGCACGCGCGCAGCTCGAGGCCGAGCGGCTCGCGGGGAGCGGGTGGGAAGAGGACGAGGCGTGAGCGCACGTCGTCGCGCTGACATCCCCGGCGCACGTCGGGTCGTCGTGAAGGTGGGCTCGTCGTCGATCAGCGGCGACAACGCCCAGAAGATCCGACCGATCATCGAGGCGCTGGCTGCCGCTCACGCCCGCGGCACCGAAGTGGTGCTCGTCTCATCCGGCGCGATCGCCACCGGCATGCCGTACCTGCTGCTGGACGAGCGACCGAGCGACCTCGCCACTCAGCAGGCCGCGGCCGCGGTGGGGCAGAACGTCTTGATCTACCGCTACCAGGAGGGGCTGCGTCCGTTCCGCATCGTCGCCGGCCAGGTGCTGCTGACCGCGGGCGACCTCGAGAACACGACGCACCGGTCGAACGCGCGGCGTGCCATGGAGCGACTCCTCGGGCTTCGCATCCTCCCGATCGTCAACGAGAACGACACGGTCGCGACCCACGAGATCCGCTTCGGCGACAACGACCGGCTCGCCGCTCTGGTCGCCCAGCTGATCGGCGCCGATGCGCTGGTGCTGCTGAGCGACATCGAGTCCCTGTACACGCGGCCCCCGGGCGAGCCCGGTGCACGACCGATCGCCCGCGTCGAGTACGGCGATGACCTGCACGGGTTCGAGTTCGGCTCCGTCGTGGTCAACAGCGTCGGCACCGGCGGCGCGGCGACGAAGGTGTCGGCCGCGCGCTTGGCGGCCGCGGCCGGCATCGGCGTGCTCGTGACCAGCGCCGACCTCGTGTCTGCGGCTCTGGACGGCGAGGACATCGGCACCTGGTTCGACCCGAATCCGGAACCGGCGGCGCCCGCCGCCACCGGGCCGGTGCGCACCGCCGTCGGTAGACTGGGCGGATGACCACAACGGCCACCACCGCCCGCGAACGCATGCTCCGTGCCAAGGATGCCGCCCGCGCGGTGGGCCTGCTCGACGATGCCGAGAAGTCCGCGCTGCTGCGCGCGGTCGCCGACGCGATCGAGGCGGATGCCGCGGCCATCGTCGCCGCGAACGCCGACGACCTCGAGCGCGGTCGCGCCACGGGGCTGTCGGAGGCGCTCCAGGACCGCCTGCGCCTCGACGAGCCGCGCGTGGCTGCGCTGGCCGCGGCAGTGCGCGAGGTCGCCGACCTGCCCGACCCGGTGGGTCGCGTGCTCGACGAGCGGACACTGCCGGGCGGCATCCGGCTCACCAAGGTCTCGGTCCCGTTCGGCGTGGTGGGATCCATCTACGAGGCTCGTCCCAATGTGACCGTCGACATCGCCTCCCTGGCGCTGCGCTCGGGGAACGCGGTGGTGCTGCGCGGAGGGTCCGCCGCCGAGCTGACCAATGCCGCGCTGGTTCGGGCGATGCGCGGCGCCCTGGCCGATCGGGGAGTGGACCCCGAGGCCATCCAGACCGTCGACGACTTCGGCCGTGAGGGCGCGCGGGAGCTGATGCAGGCGCGCGGCCTCATCGACGTGCTCGTGCCCCGGGGGAGCGCGCAGCTCATCGAGACCGTCGTCACCGAATCCACGGTGCCGGTGATCGAGACCGGCGCCGGCGTCGTGCACATCGTGCTCGACGAGACGGCGCCCATCGAGTGGGCCCGTGACATCGTGGTCAACGCGAAGGTTCAGCGCCCCAGTGTCTGCAACTCCGTCGAGACCGTGCTCGTGCACCGCGGCGGCGCCGACCGACTCGTTCCGGAGGTGGTTCGCGCCCTGCAGGCCGAGGGGGTCACCGTGCACGGCGACGCGCAGGTCGCGCGCCTGGCCGACGGCATCGTGGCTGCGGACGACTCCGACTGGGAGCGGGAGTACCTCAGCCTCGACGTCGCGATGCGAGTCGTGGACGACCTCGACGACGCCCTGGCCCACATCCGCCGGTACTCGACCCACCACACCGAGTCGATCATCACGAACGACGACGCCAACGCCGCGCGGTTCCTCGCGGAGGTCGATTCCGCGGTCGTGATGGTCAACGCCTCGACGCGATTCACCGACGGCGGCGAATTCGGATTCGGCGCCGAGGTGGGGATCTCCACCCAGAAGCTCCACGCCCGCGGTCCGATGGGGCTGGCGGAGCTGACGAGCACCAAGTGGCTGGCGCGGGGCGCCGGGCACGTCCGCGCCTGACCGCCTAGACTGAGACAGCCCCGTGACCCGGGGCACATCCTCGAAACGGAGCACGAATGACTTTCGCCTCGATCCTCGAAACGGAGCACGAATGACTTTCGCCTCGATCCTCGCGTTCGCCGCCGAAGAGTCCGAGCACCACGGCAACGTGGCCCTCGAGACCGTGGGCTACGGAATCATCGCCGTGGTGGTCTTCGCGGCGCTCGCCTTCGTGACGCTCTCCTACCGGAACGTGGCGAACCGTCACGCGCACAAGGCGGAGGCGTACGCGAAGGCCCACGCCAACGACGTCCAGCACGTGGGGCACGGCCACTGAGGCCTCTTTCTGCATGACGGTGACGCGCACCCCGAGGATCGGGGTCATGGGTGGGACATTCGATCCCATCCATCATGGTCACCTCGTGGCCGCCAGCGAGGTCGCCCAGTCCTTCGACCTCGACGAGGTCGTGTTCGTGCCGACAGGCCGGCCATGGCAGAAGTCGGACGTCTCTCCCAGCGAGCAC
This region includes:
- a CDS encoding glutamate-5-semialdehyde dehydrogenase, producing the protein MTTTATTARERMLRAKDAARAVGLLDDAEKSALLRAVADAIEADAAAIVAANADDLERGRATGLSEALQDRLRLDEPRVAALAAAVREVADLPDPVGRVLDERTLPGGIRLTKVSVPFGVVGSIYEARPNVTVDIASLALRSGNAVVLRGGSAAELTNAALVRAMRGALADRGVDPEAIQTVDDFGREGARELMQARGLIDVLVPRGSAQLIETVVTESTVPVIETGAGVVHIVLDETAPIEWARDIVVNAKVQRPSVCNSVETVLVHRGGADRLVPEVVRALQAEGVTVHGDAQVARLADGIVAADDSDWEREYLSLDVAMRVVDDLDDALAHIRRYSTHHTESIITNDDANAARFLAEVDSAVVMVNASTRFTDGGEFGFGAEVGISTQKLHARGPMGLAELTSTKWLARGAGHVRA